One genomic region from Tigriopus californicus strain San Diego chromosome 4, Tcal_SD_v2.1, whole genome shotgun sequence encodes:
- the LOC131879603 gene encoding uncharacterized protein LOC131879603 codes for MENYYDQSDFIDERIANLQGYAQLLHVIIILVEFAAFGICTWVRFDLDFQQWVREIDWYTYWYCMYVIMIASAFGILNSALAIWAIRGDRIGMIFMNSMITVLLILMELVGAVIILVFGVEESTVLVDQLHDVLIELVYKWDDDPRASRILRQIQEYRIGLVK; via the exons ATGGAAAACTATTACGATCAGAGTGACTTCATCGATGAAAGGATTGCGAATTTGCAAGGTTACGCACAGCTTCTACATGTAATTATTATTCTTGTGGAATTTGCTGCCTTTGGCATCTGCACATGGGTCAG GTTTGATCTGGATTTTCAACAATGGGTTCGCGAGATCGATTGGTACACATATTGGTATTGCATGTACGTGATCATGATTGCTTCAGCCTTTGGTATACTAAATTCGGCATTGGCCATTTGGGCTATTCGAGGCGATAGAATTGGAATGATCTTCATGAATTCCATGATTACGGTGTTGCTGATACTCATGGAACTCGTCGGAGCCGTGATCATCCTTGTGTTCGGCGTGGAGGAAAGTACGGTCTTGGTCGATCAGTTACACGACGTGTTAATTGAGTTGGTGTACAAATGGGACGATGATCCACGTGCCTCCAGAATTCTTCGACAGATCCAAGAATAC cgtatagggcttgtcaagtga
- the LOC131879419 gene encoding protein amalgam-like, translating to MAKGTRSSRKTTTVAWNNANKNTTIGCWSKMDERHVLKRANNQHSRSPASLLELTKLSSAILFLICYLPNPVDAYQPGFISPLENTTVASGRSAHFTCVVKHLGGHKVAWLRSDSKAILAIHTHMVTNNPRMSVEHNGHNSWTLRLSNVQRNDSGIYMCQINTEPMTSQIGMLSVVEAPDILYNETSNDTIVLEGAGSRLRCEARGYPEPTVTWQRENGALIALRHESGKTERVERVEGTDLILNRLTRADMGAYLCIASNGIPSPVSKRIMVHVHFHPLVKVHDQIVATTLGSSVKLSCTVEASPQSVNFWVKRSSSLTEMDQPINPSRRFQPLEFKESDYSILMTLAIKDVRLSDLGNYTCIARNSMGSVKGTVSLQQMYIPSTTPLPTQMYLDEDLNRTDKHSKKKIDKRRKSKAKYEVEPNVHGRSGTDLSQPTYIYSVNSNQEEYIDSYEEGQSQWGQTMLNSVSMIRPLLIYSALGCLIVKML from the exons ATGGCCAAAGGAACACGATCAAgcagaaaaacaacaaccgTTGCGTGGAACAACGCTAACAAGAACACAACCATTGGATGTTGGTCCAAAATGGATGAAAGACATGTGCTCAAGAGAGCTAACAATCAACATTCAAGATCCCCTGCAAGCCTGTTGGAACTAACGAAACTCTCCAGCGCCATCTTGTTCCTCATCTGCTATTTGCCCAATCCAG TGGATGCATATCAACCCGGATTCATTTCCCCACTTGAAAACACTACGGTGGCTTCGGGCCGATCGGCTCATTTCACTTGTGTGGTCAAGCATTTAGGTGGTCACAAG GTCGCGTGGTTGCGCTCTGATTCCAAGGCTATCCTAGCTATTCACACTCACATGGTCACGAACAACCCGAGGATGTCAGTGGAACACAATGGCCACAATAGTTGGACCTTACGATTGAGTAATGTGCAGAGAAATGACTCTGGGATATACATGTGTCAAATAAATACGGAACCCATGACGAGTCAG ATTGGCATGTTGAGCGTCGTCGAAGCTCCAGATATTCTCTACAACGAGACCTCCAATGATACAATTGTTCTGGAAGGAGCTGGATCTCGGTTGCGGTGTGAAGCTCGCGGATATCCAGAACCCACGGTCACCTGGCAACGGGAAAATGGCGCGCTGATCGCCCTTCGAcatgaaagtggaaaaacCGAAAGAG TTGAACGAGTTGAAGGCACCGATTTGATTCTGAATCGTCTGACACGAGCTGACATGGGAGCCTATCTCTGCATTGCATCCAATGGAATTCCGTCACCCGTTTCCAAACGAATCATGGTCCATGTACATT TTCACCCATTGGTCAAGGTTCATGATCAGATTGTGGCTACGACGTTGGGATCATCAGTGAAACTATCTTGCACAGTTGAGGCCTCGCCCCAATCCGTGAATTTCTGGGTCAAACGAAGCTCTTCTTTAACCGAAATGG ATCAACCGATCAATCCTAGTCGCCGATTTCAACCTTTGGAATTCAAAGAATCAGATTATTCCATCCTGATGACGCTAGCCATCAAAGATGTGAGGTTATCAGATCTAGGCAACTACACTTGTATTGCCCGAAATTCTATGGGTTCAGTAAAAGGCACTGTATCATTGCAGC AAATGTATATTCCATCTACAACGCCGTTGCCTACCCAAATGTATCTAGACGAAGATCTCAACCGTACGGATAAACACTCTAAGAAAAAGATCGATAAGAGACgcaaatccaaggccaaatACGAAGTCGAACCAAATGTCCACGGACGTTCAGGAACGGATCTCTCGCAACCTACTTACATCTACTCTGTTAACTCTAATCAGGAGGAATACATCGATTCATACGAAGAGGGCCAAAGTCAATGGGGACAGACTATGCTCAATTCTGTCTCAATGATTAGGCCGTTATTGATCTACTCAGCTCTGGGATGCCTTATCGTGAAAATGCTTTGA
- the LOC131879418 gene encoding uncharacterized protein LOC131879418, with protein MFPQVFSGPLIVLAISGLVHLQSVPTTSQNDSSSSRPTSGILIVGGNGGTSSVETIHLGTTSTDQGELNGDDVVIQDYPLTIADAVGGWLDNRAVICGGFCRLKKMYYNDCYSMDPLVGNWSQFEAMPEARAGAAVVVIGKKLFITGGETEPFLITKSTVVWNGSTWESGPDLPMPLTEHCAVQLDEKTTLIAGGRQQNNNDPLLSRRSWIYDWASEKWTEVGPMNWPRIDHSCAIVADDNGIEVGAIGGTSSLNAQLTSPELQKMETFDLKSNTWSLKNQPLPVIQERVIWGSTLSNLDGKLILIGGQDLSDRRLKSMFEYSRHFGFKWVSTTMSTRRSGHVAIVMGEPSPPTNEGQKANLATLPDFILVGGGQSDSVPLAEILSFRPSTKMNDNDAEITNFPTQLLGATGQEFQGKATVCGGLDLDQKMLSSKCFHWDNSRQEWVSLSNLALGRKGAASIVFEGKLWVLGGESQFQIEHTTEILGEDGLWSYGPDLPFGLSDLCAVVVDSKSFMVIGGTQREVESNSLQSRHVWLYNASSPSSPWEELAPLQVKRMNHACGTFMADGRNKRVIVAGGDNRDRTTLSNVRHPEWFDFEAQEWVLSQQTIGGSHDLGLIGADMVESDGRLFLLGGTDLMGRVFRNIYEYQEEFGFHDVEAISMAHGRYDFVALSRPKTS; from the exons ATGTTCCCTCAAGTCTTTTCGGGTCCTCTGATTGTTCTGGCCATCTCAGGCTTGGTCCACCTTCAAAGTGTTCCCACAACATCACAAAATG ATTCATCCTCGTCGAGGCCAACTTCCGGAATCCTAATTGTTGGCGGAAATGGAGGAACATCCTCGGTGGAGACCATTCATCTTGGAACAACAAGCACAGACCAGGGTGAACTTAATGGTGATGATGTAGTCATTCAAGACTACCCTCTGACCATTGCGGATGCCGTCGGGGGGTGGTTGGACAATCGAGCCGTGATTTGCGGCGGATTTTGTCGTCTCAAAAAGATGTATTACAATGACTGCTATAGCATGGATCCCTTGGTTGGAAACTGGTCCCAATTCGAGGCCATGCCTGAAGCTAGAGCGG GAGCAGCCGTTGTGGTGATTGGAAAGAAACTGTTTATTACTGGCGGAGAAACCGAACCATTTTTGATAACCAAATCAACGGTTGTTTGGAATGGCAGCACTTGGGAATCGGGACCAGATTTGCCCATGCCTTTGACGGAACATTGCGCTGTTCAATTGGATGAAAAGACAACTCTCATTGCTGGAG GAAGACAACAAAACAATAATGATCCTCTATTATCACGACGATCTTGGATCTACGACTGGGCATCCGAGAAATGGACCGAAGTGGGACCAATGAATTGGCCCCGAATCGACCATAGCTGTGCTATTGTAGCAGATGATAATGGCATAGAAGTCGGTGCCATTGGTGGCACGAGTtctctaaatgctcaactgaCCTCCCCTGAActacaaaaaatggaaacttttgATCTCAAATCCAATACCTGGAGCCTGAAAAATCAACCTCTTCCCGTTATTCAGGAACGAGTGATTTGGGGTTCCACTTTATCTAACCTGGATGGGAAGCTTATCCTCATTGGCGGTCAAGATCTGTCTGACCGTCGTTTAAAGTCCATGTTTGAGTATTCCCGTCATTTCGGATTTAAATGGGTATCAACCACCATGTCCACGAGAAGAAGTGGTCACGTGGCCATTGTCATGGGTGAACCTTCACCACCCACCAACGAAGGCCAGAAAGCTAACCTAGCCACTCTCCCCGATTTCATATTGGTGGGTGGAGGCCAAAGCGATTCGGTTCCATTGGCCGAAATTCTTTCCTTCAGACCTTCGACTAAAATGAACGACAACGACGCCGAGATCACAAATTTCCCAACCCAATTACTTGGAGCTACTGGCCAGGAGTTCCAGGGAAAAGCCACCGTTTGTGGTGGTTTGGACCTGGACCAGAAGATGTTGAGTTCGAAATGCTTCCATTGGGACAATTCCCGTCAGGAATGGGTGTCTTTATCCAATCTGGCCCTAGGGAGAAAAGGAGCTGCGTCAATTGTGTTTGAGGGCAAACTTTGGGTCTTAGGGGGCGAAAGCCAGTTTCAGATTGAGCACACCACGGAGATCCTCGGAGAGGATGGCCTTTGGAGCTATGGACCCGATCTGCCATTCGGACTTTCGGATTTGTGTGCTGTGGTGGTGGATAGTAAATCTTTTATGGTCATTGGAG GCACGCAACGAGAGGTGGAGTCAAACAGCCTTCAATCCAGACATGTTTGGTTGTACAATGCGTCAAGTCCGAGCTCGCCTTGGGAGGAATTGGCTCCACTTCAAGTGAAGAGGATGAATCACGCGTGTGGAACTTTTATGGCGGACGGGAGGAACAAACGAGTCATTGTGGCTGGAGGAGACAACCGAGATCGCACCACTCTTTCCAACGTCAGACATCCAGAATGGTTTGATTTCGAG GCCCAAGAGTGGGTTTTGTCCCAACAAACCATTGGTGGGAGTCATGATCTGGGCTTGATTGGAGCCGATATGGTGGAAAGCGACGGACGGTTATTTCTTCTTGGTGGAACAGATCTGATGGGACGAGTGTTTAGGAACATCTACGAGTACCAAGAGGAATTCGGCTTTCACGACGTGGAAGCAATTTCCATGGCCCATGGCCGATACGACTTTGTGGCCCTGAGTAGGCCGAAGACTTCATAA